Proteins encoded by one window of Streptomyces sp. LX-29:
- a CDS encoding SAV_6107 family HEPN domain-containing protein has protein sequence MASTAAARRHRAAGPTPSLTGPASDVHPVLRRATAPAAALDLLAQAHQGLAEAVTLETANERFAAAHLAALRTAAAVLAVRGRPEPSARRRARIRSAWEVLPEVAPELAEWSALFASGAERRARAEAGIPGAASCRDADDLARDVALFLRIVERMLLPQPAVPQPALPR, from the coding sequence ATGGCCAGTACCGCCGCTGCGCGCCGGCACCGGGCCGCCGGCCCCACCCCTTCGTTGACCGGTCCCGCGAGCGATGTCCACCCCGTGCTGCGCCGGGCCACCGCCCCGGCCGCCGCGCTCGATCTGCTCGCCCAGGCCCATCAGGGGCTGGCGGAGGCCGTCACCCTGGAAACCGCCAACGAGCGCTTCGCCGCCGCCCACCTGGCCGCGCTGCGCACCGCCGCCGCCGTGCTCGCCGTGCGCGGCCGCCCCGAGCCCAGCGCGCGGCGCCGCGCCCGCATCCGCAGCGCCTGGGAGGTACTGCCCGAAGTCGCCCCCGAACTGGCCGAGTGGAGTGCCCTCTTCGCCTCCGGAGCCGAGCGTCGCGCCCGGGCGGAAGCGGGCATCCCGGGTGCCGCGAGCTGCCGCGACGCCGACGACCTGGCCCGCGACGTCGCCCTGTTCCTGCGGATCGTGGAGCGCATGCTGCTGCCGCAGCCCGCGGTCCCGCAGCCCGCGCTGCCGCGGTAA
- a CDS encoding ATP-binding cassette domain-containing protein, which translates to MADVGGSPGRAAGGAAVLAEGVGVRGPRGWAFRDARVTAEPGSLIAVAGPSGSGRTCLLLALTGRMRIAAGHAEVAGTRLPKGMSAVRRLSALAHVPGVSDLEPALTVAEHLRERALLERRFTGSPLAFLRPRAERAAETRSRIDAAVAAAGLDLAALPKGHRTAVRDLERLEALRLSVALALIGRPRLLAVDDVDLKLSDAERDEAWALLRGLAADGTTVLAVCSEPPGGALVIPTGTRQETAPARESASDGSTDEEGAGDAFSEAGRA; encoded by the coding sequence GTGGCCGACGTCGGCGGTTCTCCCGGTCGCGCGGCGGGCGGCGCGGCGGTCCTGGCCGAGGGAGTCGGCGTCCGGGGCCCACGCGGGTGGGCCTTCCGCGACGCCCGGGTCACCGCCGAGCCCGGCTCGTTGATCGCCGTCGCGGGGCCCTCCGGCTCCGGCCGCACCTGCCTGCTGCTCGCCCTCACCGGCCGCATGCGCATCGCCGCCGGGCACGCCGAGGTGGCCGGAACGCGGCTGCCGAAGGGCATGTCGGCCGTGCGACGCCTCAGCGCCCTCGCCCACGTCCCCGGGGTCAGCGACCTGGAACCGGCGCTGACGGTGGCCGAGCACCTGCGCGAGCGCGCGCTGCTGGAGCGGCGGTTCACCGGCTCGCCGCTCGCGTTCTTGCGTCCCCGCGCGGAGCGCGCCGCCGAGACACGGTCCCGGATCGACGCGGCCGTGGCCGCCGCCGGCCTCGACCTGGCCGCACTGCCCAAGGGGCACCGCACGGCCGTACGGGACCTGGAGCGCCTGGAGGCGCTGCGGCTGTCGGTGGCCCTCGCCCTGATCGGACGCCCCCGGCTGCTGGCCGTCGACGACGTCGACCTCAAGCTCTCGGACGCCGAGCGCGACGAGGCGTGGGCACTGCTGCGCGGCCTCGCCGCCGACGGCACCACCGTGCTCGCCGTGTGCAGCGAGCCGCCCGGCGGGGCGCTGGTCATCCCCACCGGAACGCGCCAGGAGACCGCTCCAGCGCGGGAGTCCGCATCCGACGGGTCAACGGACGAGGAAGGGGCGGGGGATGCGTTCTCCGAGGCTGGCCGCGCTTGA
- a CDS encoding methyltransferase has product MSDPLRPRASLRTAVVWEVLKDALDRRVKAADPAAGGVLDVLDTGGGTGNFAVPVARLGHRVTVVDPSPNALFALERRAAEAGVADRVRGVQGDAHGLFDVVDRAGYDVVLCHGVLEYVDDAAEGLGNAVAALRPQGTLSLLAAGLGGAVLARALAGHFTEARHALTDPAGRWGAGDPVPRRFTAEQLTELVTQAGLEVGAVHGVRVFADLVPGVLVDTEPGAVEALLQLEAAAAELPAFHAVATQLHVLAERD; this is encoded by the coding sequence GTGTCAGACCCGCTGCGCCCCCGCGCGTCCCTCCGTACCGCCGTGGTGTGGGAGGTCCTCAAAGACGCCCTGGACCGCCGGGTCAAGGCCGCCGACCCGGCGGCCGGGGGAGTCCTCGACGTGCTGGACACCGGCGGCGGCACGGGCAACTTCGCCGTCCCGGTCGCCCGCCTGGGACACCGGGTCACCGTGGTCGACCCGAGCCCCAACGCGCTCTTCGCGCTGGAGCGCCGCGCCGCCGAGGCCGGGGTCGCCGACCGGGTACGCGGCGTCCAGGGTGACGCCCACGGTCTCTTCGACGTGGTCGACCGCGCGGGATACGACGTCGTGCTGTGCCACGGCGTGCTGGAGTACGTCGACGATGCGGCCGAAGGTCTGGGCAACGCCGTCGCCGCGCTGCGCCCCCAGGGGACGCTCAGCCTGCTGGCCGCCGGGCTCGGCGGCGCCGTGCTCGCCCGCGCGCTCGCCGGACACTTCACCGAGGCCCGGCACGCCCTGACCGACCCGGCCGGGCGCTGGGGCGCCGGCGACCCCGTCCCGCGCCGCTTCACCGCCGAGCAGCTGACCGAACTGGTCACCCAGGCCGGCCTCGAGGTCGGCGCGGTGCACGGCGTGCGCGTCTTCGCCGACCTGGTGCCCGGCGTCCTGGTGGACACCGAGCCCGGTGCCGTGGAGGCCCTGCTTCAGCTGGAGGCTGCCGCCGCCGAGCTCCCCGCCTTCCACGCCGTGGCGACCCAGCTGCACGTTCTGGCCGAGCGCGACTGA